A stretch of Ipomoea triloba cultivar NCNSP0323 chromosome 13, ASM357664v1 DNA encodes these proteins:
- the LOC116002139 gene encoding plant UBX domain-containing protein 8, translated as MARPNQEAVDTFMNITGVSQATAIQRLEEHAGDLNAAVNAHFSEPDRSIRHDATAVAPSEDDVMDIDDPIPIASHRPPFSHLPSTGSTNPFSLLDPNFTRSIFDSGLDFERTAPLVSHPREVREIPIEVKDGDGHSGHSGRAPTIEDVTDTEHAHGPETHGTVTIDDDDDEIPNVRSTQTFRHDIASENIFGDVSTAIHRRPSAPEINILPDSNNDIEEEMIRAAIEASKWDAEMSNQKFDVHSDSRDAMSHQGRAPVEDDDIAHAVSLSLKTAEQEKAKHELERKETSGLEVHNLTAVDDPAKATSSNTRLELGSTSINDEAGDVEEQPLVGRRSKRASSSSIDTDRNEVNEVSPVSSPRRDDNLNNIQHNGADYPTDEWGGISSEEHDEAVMLEAAMFGGIPEGSGFRLPHVAHQFMQNGSDRSVGPYPWQMPRPPSPSLVAQRLLREQQDDEYLASLQADREKELKAKQEAEAALVEEKRKEEELLKKLEEEQEAERQLAAKEGSLPQEPTPDDENAVNLVVRMPDGSRRGRRFLKSDRLQCLFDFIDVGRVVKPGTYRLVRPYPRRAFSSGETSSTLNELGLTSKQEALFLELI; from the exons ATGGCGAGACCTAATCAGGAAGCCGTCGACACATTCATGAACATCACTGGCGTCTCACAAGCCACTGCTATTCAGAGACTCGAG GAACATGCTGGGGATCTTAATGCAGCTGTTAATGCTCATTTCAGTGAACCAGATAGAAGCAT AAGACATGATGCAACTGCTGTTGCTCCTTCTGAGGATGATGTTATGGACATAGATGATCCAATCCCAATTGCATCCCATAGACCTCCATTTTCACATTTACCCTCCACCGGAAGCACAAATCCGTTTTCTCTTCTTGATCCCAACTTCACCAGAAGTATTTTTGATAGTGGTTTGGATTTTGAAAGAACTGCACCATTGGTTTCACATCCAAGAGAAGTTAGGGAGATCCCAATTGAGGTGAAGGATGGGGACGGGCATTCAGGTCATTCTGGCAGGGCTCCTACCATTGAGGATGTCACTGACACCGAGCACGCTCATGGCCCAGAAACCCACGGGACTGTCACAAttgatgatgacgatgatgaaATTCCAAATGTTCGAAGTACACAGACTTTTAGGCATGACATAGCAAGTGAAAACATATTTGGTGATGTTTCTACTGCAATCCATCGCAGACCAAGTGCtcctgaaattaatattttgccCGACTCTAATAATGATATAGAAGAGGAGATGATTCGTGCAGCAATTGAAGCTTCCAAATGGGATGCTGAAATGTCAAACCAAAAATTTGATGTCCACAGT GATTCAAGGGATGCTATGTCTCATCAAGGGCGTGCTCCTGTTGAGGATGATGATATTGCACATGCAGTTTCACTGTCACTGAAG ACTGCAGAGCAGGAGAAAGCAAAGCATGAACTAGAAAGGAAGGAGACATCAGGATTGGAAGTTCATAATTTGACTGCAGTGGATGATCCTGCGAAAGCAACATCATCAAACACGAG GTTGGAGCTGGGAAGTACATCTATCAATGATGAGGCTGGAGATGTGGAAGAGCAGCCACTGGTTGGACGCAGGAGTAAACGTGCATCTTCCTCTTCTATTGACACTGATAGGAATGAAGTAAATGAGGTTAGTCCAGTATCAAGTCCCAGGCGTGATGACAATCTTAACAATATACAGCACAATGGAGCTGATTACCCCACTGATGAG TGGGGTGGCATCTCATCTGAGGAACATGATGAAGCTGTTATGCTTGAGGCTGCAATGTTTGGCGGTATACCTGAAGGGAGTGGATTTCGTCTACCACATGTGGCACATCAGTTTATGCAGAACGGTTCAGATAGATCTGTGGGGCCTTATCCTTGGCAAATGCCTCGTCCACCATCTCCATCTCTTGTGGCTCAGCGTTTATTACGAGAACAACAG GATGATGAATACCTTGCTTCGCTGCAAGCTGATAGAGAAAAGGAATTGAAGGCGAAGCAAGAAGCTGAAGCTGCTCTTGTGGAAGAGAAGCGTAAGGAGGAGGAATTACTAAAGAAACTGGAGGAGGAGCAG GAAGCTGAGAGACAATTAGCAGCCAAAGAAGGCTCATTGCCTCAGGAGCCAACTCCTGACGATGAGAATGCTGTTAACCTTGTTGTAAGGATGCCTGATGGCAGCCGGAGAGGTCGTCGATTTCTTAAATCTGATAGACTGCAG TGTCTTTTTGATTTCATTGATGTGGGAAGGGTGGTGAAGCCTGGCACCTACAGATTG GTGAGACCATACCCCAGGCGTGCTTTTAGCAGTGGAGAGACTTCCTCAACTCTGAATGAACTAGGCTTGACGAGCAAACAGGAAGCATTGTTTCTGGAGCTGATATAG
- the LOC116001033 gene encoding phosphatidylinositol glycan anchor biosynthesis class U protein isoform X2 produces MLALCTTDLHCCSQFLVLSLATKLTDSLTIYYADFISAMLIRATGQSLQRASEKSLKSLGLGKLLEDSDILPSGDIAALVYLWNPFTIVTCMGFNTTPLENMFVIISIYGACKGLAPLAAFGWTIASHLSLYPAVLIVPVILLLGYGPDAPPRKLFLRIHSAKDEDISLSESNTSKGLTSQKKELTSFSWRPVVLFLSWAFIWTSYILVLCGIFMRDFGGLQEMFKRTYGFILTVKDLSPNIGVLWYFFAEVFDFFRSFFLIVFHVNILFMILPLAMRLYHRPCFLAFVYMAICSMLKSYPSVGDSALYLGLLALFINELSEMPFSFFLFCGYVGVSLLSPVMHNLWIWRGTGNANFYFATAMGYACFQVILVVESVSSTLNHDRKITKLIKTSNA; encoded by the exons ATGCTGGCTCTATGTACCACGGATCTCCATTGTTGCTCTCAGTTCTTGGTCCTCTCACTGGCAACAA AATTGACGGATTCTCTTACCATCTATTATGCAG ATTTTATCTCTGCTATGCTTATCCGTGCAACTGGTCAGAGTCTTCAACGGGCATCTGAGAAGAGTTTAAAATCACTGGGGCTGGGCAAGCTCTTAGAAGATTCAG ATATTCTACCCTCTGGAGACATTGCTGCTCTTGTGTACTTATGGAACCCTTTCACAATAGTTACGTGCATGGGTTTCAACACAACACCACTAGAAAATATGTTTGTAATCATTTCCATTTATGGGGCCTGCAAAG GACTTGCTCCATTGGCAGCTTTTGGTTGGACCATAGCATCCCATTTGTCTCTTTATCCTGCAGTTCTAATTGTACCA GTGATTCTTCTATTAGGCTATGGTCCGGATGCACCCCCAAGGAAGTTGTTCCTGCGGATACATTCAGCAAAAGACGAAGATATCAGCTTGAGTGAAAGCAATACTAGCAAGGGTTTAACAAGCCAGAAAAAGGAACTAACCTCTTTTTCTTGGCGACCTGTTGTGCTCTTTCTTTCCTGGGCTTTCATCTGGACTTCTTATATATTGGTTTTGTGTGGCATTTTTATGAGAGATTTTGGTGGTCTTCAAGAGATGTTTAAAAG GACCTATGGATTTATTCTAACTGTAAAAGATTTATCCCCAAATATAGGTGTCTTATG GTATTTCTTTGCTGAAGTCTTTGATTTCTTCAGAAGCTTTTTTCTTATAGTTTTTCATGTCAACATCCTCTTCATGATCCTGCCATTAGCCATGCGACTATACCACAGACCCTGCTTTCTGGCTTTTGTTTACATGGCAATATGTTCAATGCTTAAATCTTATCCTTCA GTTGGAGACTCGGCTTTATACTTGGGTTTATTGGCTTTGTTTATCAATGAATTATCAG AAATgccattttctttcttcctaTTCTGTGGATATGTGGGTGTCTCCCTTTTAAGCCCAGTAATGCACAACCTATGGATATGGAGG GGTACTGGAAATGCAAACTTCTATTTTGCAACTGCTATGGGATACGCCTGCTTCCAG GTTATTTTGGTCGTAGAAAGTGTGAGTTCAACACTCAACCATGACAGAAAAATTACAAAGTTAATTAAAACCTCAAACGCTTAA
- the LOC116001033 gene encoding phosphatidylinositol glycan anchor biosynthesis class U protein isoform X1, which yields MEASRKKPKPKPQFWRWAAASIVFRLVLIYFPKNLNFATRPEVSTPVTSLRRLAEGYWLKQSSMSPYAGSMYHGSPLLLSVLGPLTGNKIDGFSYHLLCSLVSVVADFISAMLIRATGQSLQRASEKSLKSLGLGKLLEDSDILPSGDIAALVYLWNPFTIVTCMGFNTTPLENMFVIISIYGACKGLAPLAAFGWTIASHLSLYPAVLIVPVILLLGYGPDAPPRKLFLRIHSAKDEDISLSESNTSKGLTSQKKELTSFSWRPVVLFLSWAFIWTSYILVLCGIFMRDFGGLQEMFKRTYGFILTVKDLSPNIGVLWYFFAEVFDFFRSFFLIVFHVNILFMILPLAMRLYHRPCFLAFVYMAICSMLKSYPSVGDSALYLGLLALFINELSEMPFSFFLFCGYVGVSLLSPVMHNLWIWRGTGNANFYFATAMGYACFQVILVVESVSSTLNHDRKITKLIKTSNA from the exons ATGGAAGCGAGCCGGAAGAAGCCGAAGCCGAAGCCGCAATTTTGGAGATGGGCGGCGGCGTCAATCGTGTTCAGATTAGTTCTGATATACTTCCCCAAAAATCTCAACTTCGCAACTCGCCCGGAAGTCTCAACTCCCGTCACCAGCCTCCGCCGCC TGGCGGAAGGCTACTGGTTGAAGCAGTCGTCAATGTCGCCTTATGCTGGCTCTATGTACCACGGATCTCCATTGTTGCTCTCAGTTCTTGGTCCTCTCACTGGCAACAA AATTGACGGATTCTCTTACCATCTATTATGCAG TTTGGTTTCGGTGGTTGCAGATTTTATCTCTGCTATGCTTATCCGTGCAACTGGTCAGAGTCTTCAACGGGCATCTGAGAAGAGTTTAAAATCACTGGGGCTGGGCAAGCTCTTAGAAGATTCAG ATATTCTACCCTCTGGAGACATTGCTGCTCTTGTGTACTTATGGAACCCTTTCACAATAGTTACGTGCATGGGTTTCAACACAACACCACTAGAAAATATGTTTGTAATCATTTCCATTTATGGGGCCTGCAAAG GACTTGCTCCATTGGCAGCTTTTGGTTGGACCATAGCATCCCATTTGTCTCTTTATCCTGCAGTTCTAATTGTACCA GTGATTCTTCTATTAGGCTATGGTCCGGATGCACCCCCAAGGAAGTTGTTCCTGCGGATACATTCAGCAAAAGACGAAGATATCAGCTTGAGTGAAAGCAATACTAGCAAGGGTTTAACAAGCCAGAAAAAGGAACTAACCTCTTTTTCTTGGCGACCTGTTGTGCTCTTTCTTTCCTGGGCTTTCATCTGGACTTCTTATATATTGGTTTTGTGTGGCATTTTTATGAGAGATTTTGGTGGTCTTCAAGAGATGTTTAAAAG GACCTATGGATTTATTCTAACTGTAAAAGATTTATCCCCAAATATAGGTGTCTTATG GTATTTCTTTGCTGAAGTCTTTGATTTCTTCAGAAGCTTTTTTCTTATAGTTTTTCATGTCAACATCCTCTTCATGATCCTGCCATTAGCCATGCGACTATACCACAGACCCTGCTTTCTGGCTTTTGTTTACATGGCAATATGTTCAATGCTTAAATCTTATCCTTCA GTTGGAGACTCGGCTTTATACTTGGGTTTATTGGCTTTGTTTATCAATGAATTATCAG AAATgccattttctttcttcctaTTCTGTGGATATGTGGGTGTCTCCCTTTTAAGCCCAGTAATGCACAACCTATGGATATGGAGG GGTACTGGAAATGCAAACTTCTATTTTGCAACTGCTATGGGATACGCCTGCTTCCAG GTTATTTTGGTCGTAGAAAGTGTGAGTTCAACACTCAACCATGACAGAAAAATTACAAAGTTAATTAAAACCTCAAACGCTTAA